One segment of Solanum stenotomum isolate F172 chromosome 1, ASM1918654v1, whole genome shotgun sequence DNA contains the following:
- the LOC125861650 gene encoding pentatricopeptide repeat-containing protein At1g14470, whose protein sequence is MSHLHTAALKATKLNHLKQLHAQLFQRSLCSDNYWVAQLIKLCTRLHAPPTYVSRVFDSVHQPNVFIFTNILKFYSQLGAHSDVLYLFDKMQKCNVAPDAFVYPILIKASGKWGVVFHAHCIKMGHDWDRFVRNAIMDMYGKFGPLEIARELFDEIPERAVADWNAMISGCWNWGNEVEARSLFDLMPEKNVVTWTAMVTGYSRRKDLENARKYFDQMPERSVVSWNAMLSGYAQNGCSEEVIRLFNEMMSCGVCPDETTWVTVISLCSSHGDASLAEGLVKMINDKGVRLNCFAKTALLDMYAKCGNLAMSRKIFDELGTYKNLVTWNAMISAYARVGDLASARGLFDTVPEKNVISWNSIIAGYAQNGQSKVAIDLFKDMIAKDVLPDEVTMVSVISACGNLGALEFGNWAVNLLEKHQIKLSISGDNALIFMYSKCGNMKDAEKVFQSMDTRDVISYNTLITGFAAYGNAIEAVELLWKMKKENIEPDRITYIGVLTACSHGGLLEEGQRIFDSIKDPDSDHYACMVDLLGRNGKLDEAKCLIGSMAMHPHAGVYGSLLHASRVHKRIDLGEFAASKLFEIEPENSGNYVLLSNIYASARRWEDVDRVRGLMTIGGVKKTTGWSWIEHEGEMHKFIVGDRSHERSADIHRVLSETEKKMRLAGYMADTSCVLKDVEEEEMEEMVGTHSEKLAVAFALLVTEPHSVIRVVKNLRICRDCHTAIKIISKMEGREIIVRDNNRFHSFSEGQCSCKDYW, encoded by the coding sequence ATGTCACACTTGCACACAGCTGCATTGAAAGCCACCAAATTAAACCACTTGAAACAGCTTCATGCGCAGCTCTTTCAACGCTCTCTCTGTTCTGACAACTACTGGGTGGCGCAGCTCATCAAACTCTGCACGCGCCTCCACGCTCCGCCCACTTATGTTAGCCGAGTTTTCGATTCAGTCCACCAACCCAATGTCTTTATTTTCACTAATATCCTCAAGTTCTACTCTCAATTGGGTGCCCACAGTGATGTTCTCTACCTGTTTGACAAAATGCAGAAATGCAATGTAGCCCCTGATGCCTTTGTATACCCGATTCTTATTAAAGCATCTGGAAAATGGGGCGTTGTGTTCCATGCGCATTGTATCAAAATGGGTCATGATTGGGATAGGTTCGTTCGCAATGCGATTATGGATATGTATGGAAAGTTTGGGCCTTTGGAGATTGCGCGGGAACTGTTTGATGAAATTCCTGAGAGAGCTGTTGCAGATTGGAATGCTATGATTTCAGGGTGTTGGAATTGGGGTAATGAAGTTGAAGCGAGGagtttgtttgatttgatgCCTGAGAAGAATGTGGTTACTTGGACTGCTATGGTTACTGGGTATTCAAGAAGGAAAGATTTGGAGAATGCTAGGAAGTATTTTGATCAAATGCCGGAGAGGAGTGTTGTGTCTTGGAATGCAATGCTGTCGGGGTATGCTCAAAATGGGTGTTCTGAAGAGGTTATAAGGTTGTTTAATGAGATGATGAGTTGTGGGGTTTGCCCTGATGAAACTACATGGGTTACTGTCATTTCTTTGTGTTCTTCGCATGGTGATGCTAGCCTTGCGGAGGGGCTTGTTAAGATGATAAATGACAAGGGTGTTCGCTTAAATTGTTTTGCAAAGACTGCTCTACTTGACATGTATGCCAAGTGTGGGAACCTTGCTATGTCTAGAAAGATCTTTGATGAATTAGGTACGTACAAGAACTTAGTTACATGGAATGCAATGATTTCAGCATATGCAAGAGTTGGTGATTTGGCTTCTGCAAGAGGGCTCTTTGATACGGTGCCTGAGAAGAACGTCATCTCTTGGAATTCAATTATAGCTGGTTATGCTCAAAATGGACAGTCAAAAGTGGCTATTGACCTTTTCAAAGATATGATAGCAAAAGATGTGCTGCCAGACGAAGTCACCATGGTCAGTGTGATCTCAGCCTGTGGCAACCTTGGGGCTTTGGAATTTGGTAATTGGGCAGTGAATCTCCTGGAAAAGCATCAAATCAAACTGAGCATTTCAGGTGATAATGCTCTGATTTTCATGTATTCCAAGTGTGGTAATATGAAGGACGCTGAGAAAGTTTTCCAATCGATGGACACCAGAGATGTGATTTCTTATAACACATTGATTACAGGTTTTGCAGCTTATGGCAATGCCATTGAAGCTGTTGAATTGTTGTggaagatgaagaaagaaaatattgaacCAGATCGAATAACCTATATTGGGGTACTAACAGCATGTAGTCATGGTGGACTGCTAGAAGAAGGTCAAAGGATATTTGATTCAATCAAAGATCCAGACTCTGATCACTATGCGTGCATGGTTGATTTGTTAGGTAGAAATGGTAAACTAGACGAAGCAAAATGTTTGATTGGAAGTATGGCAATGCATCCACATGCAGGAGTATATGGTTCCCTTTTACATGCTAGTCGAGTTCACAAAAGGATAGATCTTGGAGAGTTTGCAGCTAGTAAGCTCTTTGAAATAGAACCAGAAAATTCAGGTAATTACGTTTTGCTTTCAAACATATACGCCTCAGCAAGAAGATGGGAAGATGTAGACAGGGTGAGAGGGTTGATGACAATAGGAGGAGTAAAGAAGACAACTGGATGGAGTTGGATTGAACACGAGGGGGAGATGCACAAGTTTATAGTGGGTGACAGGTCACATGAGCGATCTGCAGATATTCATAGAGTGCTCTCTGAAACAGAAAAGAAGATGAGGCTAGCTGGATATATGGCTGATACGAGTTGTGTTTTAAAagatgttgaagaagaagagatggaAGAGATGGTAGGGACCCATAGCGAGAAGTTGGCTGTGGCTTTTGCTCTTCTTGTTACTGAACCACACTCGGTCATAAGGGTAGTGAAGAATCTCAGGATATGTAGGGATTGCCACACAGCAatcaaaatcatttcaaaaatgGAGGGGAGGGAGATCATTGTTAGGGATAATAATCGATTTCACTCCTTCAGTGAAGGGCAGTGTTCTTGTAAAGACTATTGGTAA
- the LOC125861659 gene encoding PHD finger protein Alfin1-like — protein sequence MENTVPRTVEEVFNDFKGRRAGLIKALTTDVEKFYQSCDPEKENLCLYGLPNETWEVNLPVEEVPPELPEPALGINFARDGMQEKDWLSLVAVHSDSWLLSVAFYFGARFGFGKSERKRLFQMTNDLPTVFEVVTGAAKQARDAAHNNSSKSKSSGKPRQPEPQPKEVKVSPPKMEDESGEEEEEEEEEEQGATLCGACGDNYATDEFWICCDICERWFHGKCVKITPAKAEHIKQYKCPSCSSKRARV from the exons ATGGAAAATACGGTACCTAGGACTGTAGAAGAAGTATTCAACGATTTCAAAGGTCGTAGAGCTGGTTTAATCAAAGCACTAACTACAG ATGTCGAGAAGTTTTATCAATCGTGTGATCCTG AAAAGGAGAACTTGTGTCTCTATGGGCTTCCTAATGAAACATGGGAAGTAAACCTCCCTGTAGAGGAGGTGCCTCCAGAACTTCCGGAGCCAGCATTGGGCATAAACTTCGCACGTGATGGAATGCAAGAGAAAGACTGGTTATCACTTGTTGCTGTTCACAGTGATTCATGGCTGCTTTCTGTTGCATTCTACTTTGGCGCACGGTTTGGGTTCGGCAAGAGtgaaag GAAGAGGCTTTTCCAAATGACAAATGATCTCCCAACAGTGTTTGAGGTTGTTACTGGAGCTGCTAAGCAGGCACGCGATGCCGCTCACAACAATAGCAGCAAAAGCAAATCAAGTGGAAAG CCTCGACAGCCAGAGCCCCAGCCCAAGGAAGTAAAGGTGTCTCCACCTAAAATGGAGGATGAAAGtggggaggaggaggaggaagaagaagaagaagagcaggGGGCAACTCTCTGTGGAGCTTGTGGTGATAATTATGCCACGGATGAATTCTGGATTTGCTGTGATATTTGTGAGAGATGGTTCCATGGCAAATGTGTGAAGATTACCCCAGCAAAAGCTGAGCATATCAAGCAGTACAAGTGTCCTAGTTGCAGTAGCAAGAGAGCTAGAGTTTAA